From the Asterias amurensis chromosome 1, ASM3211899v1 genome, the window gtgtgctttcagttgccttaaaaaaaaactcctcacctgaagtcttttaatacttaaggtagaaattacctctttctcaaaaactatgtcacttcagagggagccttttctcacaatgttttatactttcaacagctctccattgcgcaTTACCAATGCAAAAAGTTatttttagagtaattaccaacagtgtccagtgccttcaaatagGGTCATCTCAAACTTACATTGTTATTCAGTGATTATACTCTAGGGCATACATTGAATAAAAACTCTCATTAATCTTTCCAGTTTATGTCTTAGAATATCCCCATTATCATCTTCAACTTTTACCCGTATCCATAAATCACGCAGGTTTTCTTTCCTCCCTTCCCTCTTAATGTCAGACGAGTGATGGCCAGTTTTTGTTTCACCTATCCACACGTTGTAACTTACTCAATTAAACCACCTGCTTTGAAGACACGTTGATGAATATTGAAAAGAAATATAGCCATGAGAAATAGAAGATGGACCAGAAACTGAAGTGTGTTTGTTGTGAATAAATTGCTGAGCTTGGGTTGAATGTTATGTAGGACACTTGtgcattaaagacattggacactgttggtaattgtttaggactagtcttctcacttggtgtatctcaacatgtgcataaattaacaaacctgtgaaaatttgagctcaattggtcgtggaagttgcgagataataatggggaaaaaaacacccttgtcacacgaagttgtgtgctttcggatgcttgatttcgagaccttaagttctaaatctgaggtctcgaaatcaaatttgtggaaaactacttccttctcgaaaactacattacttcagagggagctgtttctgagaatgttttatattatcaacagctccccattacttgttaccaagtaaggttttataataataactaggttagctaataagtattttgagtaattaccaatagtgtgcctTTTAATTCATTGTAGGGTTGTACTTGGTTCTCCAAACTCGGTACTCAGAGTCGAGTACCATTTTCAGAAGGGTTATTTTCTCCTTGTTTTACTCCTGAAGacgagaccaaaccagctcttttaaGAGGCAACAGTCCCTCAAAAGAGGAATTTATGTAAATGGTTGTACTTGCAGGTTAAATATTAGATATATTAATTCTTGTCTGGTACATGCGTTCCTGTGTGATGTAGTAGATTGAAAGTTATGGTGGAGTTAAGTAACATCAAGGTCTgatttataacaaaacaaaaatgaagattTATTTTTCTTGTGCAGGTCGTCTTCGGTCTTCCCTTTGGTCCAGAGATTGATGTGTGGTCAGTGGGCTGCATCTTGGCAGAGGTAAATCTCTTTTTCCACTTGAAGACAAATTTCTTTTTCACTAGATTCAGTCTGCATGATTAGGTTTAAACAAATGGTAAATAATTGGTAATAAACAAAaaccgtgaagatcacagatttacattttatgagaaataactAATGTAATtttgcatttggagtttatcgctcagtgagcgttttgttcattttttgggggcattgatgcaatgcacaatttgtaatcggtttttaactattctctcgtgacccagatagcCAATCgatttcaaacttctacaggtttgtcagtttatgtatatggtggattacataaagtgcttacactgtcagccactgatttgctagcaaaaccaattctgtattgttcctttaattttttttttttaaagtcggAACAGTAGGACCATTCTTCTTAGCCATTTGCGTATTTAATAGATCACAAGTTACCGTTTAGTTGCTCACAAGTTGCTTATCCACCTAATTCGAGGCAAGCTTTTGCGCAGTTACTTAAGAGTTGGagaacaaccatacacaattctgaatgaatgtgcGTGGCACagtggtaccagggtttgcttaTCTGGAGTTagctattgacccatttcacctgacgtcatcagcagaaaatttttgaatgcgccatactggtgggcaatttcattgtgcgtttttatatataactctatgctgctccttatgcagtaaagtgtgcattttagccgacgcggcgttaatacacgtaaacctaactgcccaccaacatggtgagcgtggcatcagtcgcggcgtgtgacgcgcgtgcaaggggtcaatataaaAGTTTGCCCGAACCACTTGACAAAGCAAATGAAATATAATTTGACTGAAAAAAGTTTGGTAATCATTTCTATACAAATTCTTGTTctaaacaaattcaaaggttaAGTTGTTTCAATTAATAAATCTATTCATTCTATATTATAAAATCTGCTCTCTCTATTCCACCTCTCCATTTACCTTCTTGCATCGCCCTCTAGCTTTATCTTGGAGAGCCACTTTTCTTCGCCGTCACCAAGGATGAGCTTCTTGACAAGATGGTGACATCTCTTGGTCCACTTCCAATCCACATCTTCCAGAGAGGCAAGTTCTACTCTGAGTATCAACGCTACATTGGAAAGCCGCAGTCTATGTTGGGTAAGAAGAGTCTAGGATTCTAATGTCTAAAGCCGTGTGTGCATTGGACTTATTCTGAGAAAACTAACCAAGTAAATGGGTAACTTCACCGTTTTAAGTCCAGTGTGTACAGCCAAGGAAGTTTCCCTCCAAAGTAACTTGTCCAAACTCCGTAGTTTAAAACCCACGTCCACAGTTAAATAGTCAAGGTCAGTTTAACACACCAGGCGATTTGGGTAAAAGGCTGCCACGCCACGTGATTGTGTCCTGAGGTCATCGTCAAATTAATGTTGGTTGCAACATTTTGGAAATCAATCTCCCTGTGTGTTCCCTGTGTCTTAAACAGAGTAGTGAGCATTTACTTGTTTACCCAAAAATGATGAGGTCAGCACAGTCGCCTCGTGTGATGTGCATGCGAGAGGTCAATAGGTGTGCCCTCAAATCTTGTTGTCCCTCTAGTGGTGAccaagtggataagagcactaaactcaagctttggtgtttctgcgggtccgaatcccggttgtgacacttgcgaatcccggttgtgacacttgtgtccctgaatAAGACACTTTtttctataattgcttctctccacccacgggtaaatgggtacctgtaagggccaagatggttcttgtgatgaaAGTAGCTTATAGTagtgcgtatttgttgcacacgctgtatactctccagggagctgagtATGGTTTAAGGAttgaattaaatggcccagtgaccaggggtaataatggaagcgctttgagacacccctggTGTGTAAAGCTTGATATAAAAACTGACTATTTCTATTACTCTCTATAAGAATTGGTAAATTTTGGGTACAACATAAGGAAACTTAATCCTGCTTCAAAAAAGAGACATCCTTCTCCGATTTCTTTACAAATTGGTCATTAGTTGCTGACAAGTCATGCACTGGGAAGTTCTCAAGGGCAGTTTTATGGGTACTTGGGTTACAgtgatgactttttttttcaggtTGATTACATGATTTATGTTACTTGATACGTAATagttttgttaataataaagGTCTCAAACTCCAATGTTTCAAGTCATGGAAATTGTATGAGAAAAGAAGATTGTCTGAATCGCATGGTCAGTGCAGCGTACAGTCACCAAGTGTAAATCACAAGGGCTCGGTGCACAGTGATATCAACAGATCAATGTCATTTTGTCCGATATATGCGACTTATTCCATTAaaccaccatgtaatggtttacaaggtgctttgccactgggttcttttacctgcattacacaacacatgggaccaacggctttacatcccatccgaaggacacagCAGCATGATTAAGcgccttgcttaaggacacgggTGTCACGACTGcgattcaaacccaaactctgctaatcagaaacaccagagtttgagccAGGTGCTCTTTGCCGCTAGGTCATGACCCCCAGAAATGATAAACTCCAAAATAGCAGACTGAAAAAATAGCTCTCCCTTGATACCTTCAGCCTTAATTGAAACTGATATAGAACAAGGAATCAAAGCCTCATTTAAGTCTGAAACAAGTTTGTGCGATTTAAGTCTGTTTCTtcacaaatcaaaataaatgatACTCCACTGTAATTGGATGTGGGTCCAGATAAAAACTCGAAATGAACTCCACGCCTGACCATTTCTAGGACGGTTAAAAATCAATGTCTATGCACTCTGCCAATTTGTCaatatgtctttattttatattGTGAAAAAGTGAACTGCAGTCCGAAAAGTATTCCTTTGAATCAAAAAGATAATTTGCACAGATTAGTttggatttatttatttcaaatcagctgcgatttttattttattttttacgggGAATTCTATTACCTTTAGATGAATGAAAAGTGGCCTCGTCCATCAGGAAGCCCACTTGGTACAAATTAGAGTAGAAGTATGAGAACTGAGACCTTAATTTGATCCATCAAAGTAATGTCGGCGGACATAAATTTGTCACAGGAGAGGGAGTTAACCCAAATAATGGGGAACGTAATCACGGCCGCCTCTGCCTCCCCACAGTAAATAATGATCTATGACATCCTCGGCAGTGGAAGGGGGGAAATATTAGATGACCTGATTTGCCACTCACAAATCATTGTTATAACTGACCTACTACTACGCTTTGtgcaaaaaatgtcaaaattactTTGCTATTACTTTATAATGAGAGACTTTTAGAccgtcctttttcacagtttcTCGCCAGTAGTGCGCAACACTGAGAATGTGCGCACACTCTCTGAGCCGCAAAAGAAGGACCGCTGttgccagcgtctcaaaagtctcccgttgctcaattattttaaactttaaagCAATTAGAAACTTCAAAGTAAATTTAAGAAGTAGAAATGAATCAACCAAAGGTTTAGAAGCAGAGCTAGATTTGCTTTCTGTTCAACCTAGTTAGCTTCTGCTTTCTCAAAgttattttggttttgtttgtggGGATGTTTGTATTAAGTTTGTCCTCTTTGCCTACTAGAAAGAATCTGGTAGTTTCCTTACATAATATGGAGGCCAAGGAGGgcatggtctctgttgccctggtcttggccttggtgccccttcaaatattttccaatagacttcaagattttcctatggaagtgctctttgcgAAATGAAAACTGGTCTTGCCctgtcaaagatgaaattctggGCTGCAGGAGGCTTTAAAATCTGATTAGGCTCTACTCATAATGTAGCTCTGCGTCAAATTcagtttaaattttgttttaaaaatgcataaatGTGTTTGAATACAGGTGCAAACAAAGTTTGTGTGCACTTTAAAGCAGGAATTGAAATTGATGGGTAGTGACAGTGCATTTCTTTAACAACCTTGGGGGGGAACAGGTCCATCTGGGTTTGTTATCATCCCTCTTTGATTTTCCTCATCTTCTCGGTGAAGTCAGTAACTTCAGGGAGACCCTTCAGCAGTTTATCAAATCATACTGCTGTATTTGTGTACACTCGTTCACCTGGTTTGCTCCACTATAGTGGAGCAACTTATGGTTAGATGTCTTGCTTCAGGACATAAGCAGCATGATAATaacatcaaagtcttatatagcgcacgtatctaccaaggTACTTGAgacgctgagtatatacaaactttcagaaagataggttattgcagagaAGAAGGGATAGGAATTATAAAATGGCATTTTTGTTTGACAAAGTAACAAAACAAAGCATCATTTTTTAACAAGGTAGTTATTTCCTATTGAGGAATTTGCCAAGAGTTTGCTTTTTGGTTCGTTAAGCCAACGTaatctttatttgttttcttcagtttGTTATAACAAACTCAGTAATGCACCCTCCCTTTAAACAGTGTACAAGAATTAATCTCCAGTTGAGTCATGACCGACGCTTAGAATCACAAGAGCATGTACCTCCCACAGCTTTGATATTCTACCTGCAGTAGTATAATCCTGAGTGATATAGATACCTGTGATAACTCCTGTACCCCACGCTAATAAATAATCAAATGGAAATCAAGCAAAGAACGTTCTCTCAGCGACTTGTGCCTCATAAaacgaaaaagaagaaaaaaaaactgcaattaTTGAACGGGTCCAGGGCTCTGGTTTTTGAAATCCTGCCGCTTCTCGTAGCAGCTTAATTACTGTGGGAGTTTCCCCACCAGACTTTATGTAAATCTCTTTCCTTCCCCATCGCCGTCAAAACTCTGCCTAATAGACCTAATAAATATCCCTGTGGACTTGCAGACGGGAGCAAACCATCTGGTTTTGGGCGGGAAACATTATTGCTAGATTGGTTAGAGGAGTTGTGTGGAGTCCTCCAGGGCTGGGAGTTTGAGAATCTCAGGGAGAAGGAAAAAATGTCCACAAGCTCTGCTTATCCCTGGTAATTCCAAGAAAGAAATGTTTGCAGAAAGTGTGTTACTGAGGCTGTCATTTGACTTAAGCTGTTGacttaaaaaaatagttgatatTAACTTATCCGCATTCCAgcttaaaggccctggacacctttgataaatgtccaagaacagtattctcacttggtgtatcccagcatatgcataaaataacaactctctTTCGCGACGttacaaaacaagttttttatgctaacaatcaatTTGAGTAACTTCCATTAGTGCCCAGTGCATTTAAGCTGTTGActtaaaaaacaattgataataacttttttttcttattccaGCACAATTTTTTAGATAATGCACATTGCCAGATACCTCAACTATAATGACACTGAGGTATCTATATATGTGTTTGGATTAATTATCCATtacaaattattacccctggtcactgggccttaaatcattccttaaaccgtctcagctccttggggagtatacagccttgtgcaacaaatgcgctactcggctaaaccaaccacaagaaccatctctgccctaacaggtactcatttacccctgggtggagagaagcaattatagttaagtgtcttgctcagggacacaagtgtcacgaccgggattcgaacccacactctgctgaacagaaacaccagagcttgagttcggtgctcttatccgctcggccacgacaccatacatgtaaactgctcacaaaaagtaaggaaacttttttcaatccagtatatttgttaatatttaatACTCGTTTTGTATAtgatatatatcaatgcaaagcggaactcttcctctttaaaatgataccacatttgcaatgattacatgttgctggacttggctacacgaataacaatgaggcaaagtcacaaatcaaatgtgccaaaattaccgttgtctgtgaatggtcaataggtaatgctcaataatcaagcttttcagaaccattaatggtttacacaatgatttgcaccagtgagctcaCCAGACACAATTAACCCTAACCtcttgaaaaacaccttgtttgatgggtatttgcaagacgatattctacagccggatgtagtcccatacttgcagactcttgTACCAAATGCCATCTTCCAAGAggacaacgctcgcccccatcgagcccgactggtgactgactacctgaacaatgttggatgcaccggatggattggcccgctaacagtccagacctgaatcccatggaacatctgtgggaccatccactcgttactgaacttcttgtatcaataaagtgtattaataTCAGctaagttgtcttgctctataccaaacttcttgtctcaataaagtggattaagatcagtaagtaatgtcttgcttgtttgaattacagtgtcaatttgaATGCTCACCCATAACCAtaaattttggcacatttgatttgtgactttgtctcattctcattaacgtggtcaagtccagcaacatgtaatcgttgcaaatgtggtatcattttaaagaggaacagttcagctttgcattgatatatatcatatacaaagagagtattaaataatgacaaatatactggattgaaaaaagtttccttactttttgtgagcagtttacattGCTTTGGTATATAtacgtttaaagacagtggacactattggtacttgtcaaagactagtgttcacagttggtgtatctcaacatatgcataaaataaaaaacctgtgaaaattttagcttaatcggtcgtcgaagctgcgagataataatgaaagaaaaaacacccttgtcacacaaagttgtgtgctttcagatgcttgatttcgaaacctcaaatttttaacctgaggtctcgaaatcaaatccgtggaaaggtttgatgataataattattttcagtaattaccaatagtatccactgcctttaatcataaGCACTTCATTATTTTATTCTGCAGAGACACAGAGCAAACTATTCTCCAGACTGACGGGGCTGAGAGATTACAACTTTGGCAGTTTCATTCTGGCCTTTCTGCAGTACAATCCAAGTAAGTAGATTCACCAATGATTCATTTTTAGCTGGCAGAATGATTCCCAAATCGATTAAGatgtataatttacctgtagatgGCAAAGTTTCAGCTTCTTTAgttatcaagtttttgagagaaaaaaaagtgaaaattaaagaaatgtttttagGAGTGTCCTGTAAATCATGCTAAATTCATTTTCGACTCACAAAGACAGAAATtacttttgtgaaattgtttctcaaaaactagagcacctcagcaagtaatgatTTAAGGGAAACTTCCTACCAGCGTAATGTTTAAACCGCGTATGTTTAATGTTGGCATTTGTGTTTTTTCGAGAACCCAAACCCTTCAACATGCTTTAAAATATCTTGCAGGTGATCGTATCTCAGTTAGTGATGCCTTTCTACATCCATTCCTAGCCCCAGAAGTTGCAGCAAGGTACCTCATGCCGTCTGCTTCCAAAGGTTGGTATCTAGCGTCGTTCCTCTTGCCTCtttatttattcaaacaaaGCTTCATGACTGCACACTAAGTGTTGTGAAGTTCAACCATGCAATGGTCTATGACATTAGTGTTCTACATATATTACAGCATCTCTGGATGGGGAGAGTTTTCTTACAAGTGATAGACCTGTGGGTAATTTTGAGTGAGAGCTCAAGCGTCAGTCAAAATTGCTGATTATACAATAGTTGGTTTGGCATCCAAGTGAAAAGTTTCATCAGGAAACATGACTGTTTGATTAAAAGATTCAATTTAAAAGCCATTTAAAGTTCATCTTGTTGGAATTTTTACCTAAGCCATATTtccattgtatttttgttttattcttagtTTTGGGGGTACTGcgacttttctgtagaatgacaaaattaagTCCAATGGGGACGCATGTTCATTGGATATTAAAACTTACAGGCCGAAAAAGGTCGCGCAGCCACGGTAACCTAACAGGGGCGCTAACAAGTCAAATGGGAGCAGCTCTGGGCTGTAAACCTACCGCGTCCACGCTTTATACAACTTGGCTGAATATAAGTCTAGGTGGGAACGCACGATAGAATGACACCAAAGCTAGTCGCGTTAACTTTCTGCATGGCCATGGAAGAAAGAGTCCAATGGGACCACAGCTTATTGATCATGCCTATACAcaaaatatatgtatatttttatagtatatttttcattttccaTTTTCCAGCATCTATGTATCACAGAATTGACATCCCTGCGAAGACTTATAATCTATCCCCGACAATCTGTTCAGAGGTTGCTGCTGATCGTCTTTCAAGTCTAGACCTTCTCCGAAGAGGGACTGCAGTCAGCCAGTCGGACTCACTACCTGCCAAGAAACCCAAAAGGGCCATTGCAGAAGTCGCACCTTTTGCTTCCAAGCCAGACGTTGAAGGCCTTTGCAGTAGTCCGTCTGTTGTCCCCGTACCGGTCTCTGTTGGAGTATCATCGGAGGAGAACACCTTTGAACTCGCTGGTGGGGTTCTGAAGCAGGAAAGTCTAGACACTGATGGAATTATAAAACACAGTCAAGTCACCAAGACTCCAAGGGATTCTAACGGGAAAAATACCGACATTCTAAAAGATTTCAAGAGGAAAAATATTCAGAGGGATTGTAAAAGGAATATTGCCAATGGAAGGGATATTGCCAACATTCCTATTGATTCAAACAGGAAAAATGACAATCTTCCGCAGAGTTCAAGCAGAACAACTCCGAAGACAAGTATTCCTGTTCTATCTTCAGTTGCAAATTCAAGCGAAGATCAAAGTTCCAGGCATTGTAAAAGGCAGATACCATTTAGTTCAAAGTCAGTCAAAAGAGAAACCAATCTAGAGTCTCACCCTGATAGATCTGCTCAAGATATCATGACAGTAAATCAGAAACGGAAAGACCCTAATGATGATGGAAATAAAGAGCTCTCCAACAACAATCAAGACATCCAGATAGAGGTGGCACATCCGGTAGCAAAACAGGACTCAAGAAAGAATCTATCAGTTTTTCAATCCATATTAAAGAGGGAATTGAAGATTAGGATAAAGCAGCAGCACAACGCAAATAAAACAGAGATGAGAAGTTGTCAAACCAGACAAAAGCATTCTGAGTGCCAGCGATCTCCACAAACTTCATCATTAGAGAAGCGTGACGCAGTGTCGCGTCAAGATTCTGTTACAACGTGTTTCTCCTTAACTTCACAGTCACAGACACAAAAGCATGCCACAGTGTCGCGTCAAGATTCTGTTGCTACAAGCTCCTCTTTAACTTCCTCACCACAGACACATGTTGATGGGTCTAAGGACAGAGAAGAAGATACACAGGGGAGAGGACAGAGAAGTATGAACGAGCAGCAGCTTGGGACGAGGATGTCCAGGTTCAAGCATCTTGAGAAAATGAAGATGGATGCTGTGCAGCAAAACTCTCAGGGAGCGCTAGAGCTAAGGGATGAACCTAAGGCGCTTCCAGGCAACAAATCTGGATCACCAAGGGTCTTCTTAGACAGCAAGAAAGAAATGGCTGAAGAACAAGGCAATATCTCTGAAACTTCAGAAAGACATTCCGGGGAGAAGGGACACCTACTCCTCACCCCTTCCTCTAACCCACTAGAGGTCAGCAATGATGGCTTGATTCTGCTTACACCTCTAAGCTCTGCCCAACAAGAAGAGTCGCCCAAACCACAATCAGAAAATAGAGTTTTCAAAGCTACATGTACCTCTATGCAGACACCAAGAATAAAACACGAAAGGGTTAGGGATAGGATTCCAAATAAACAGAGAATCTCACTATTATTTGGGGCGAAGAAAGCAGACAAAGGTGATACCCTTCCAGAAGTTATGATACATTCCCGATCAGATGAAAATAAAACCGGACAAAGTCAAATTAATGAAAGGCGGTGCGATGTTGGAGAAATATTCAGCACCCCAACTAAAAATGATTTTGGCTCCAAGAGCGAGGGAAATTTGTTAAGGGCCAGAGAGAAAAATGGGAATAATGGAGGCACTCCAGGTAGAGTCACAAACAATGTGAATAGCGTCGCTACACTGACAAGCTCGACACCTGTCGGTGTCGGCCAAAAAAGATCTGGAAGATGCTCAGTGCAAAGTTTATCAACAATACGCTGTGCAGATATCGAGGACCGGGTCGATGATAAGGCACACCA encodes:
- the LOC139946571 gene encoding uncharacterized protein isoform X1, coding for MAASVDSLKQQQFAKSAFGIPLKSSTFSRIQPPALHRISYLTGGLAELYEHIQNPNEEYNPNAVEASCFTDEKGAFCPTKQVPLLAKRYHFIRILGKGCSATLIEAVDTFRPDSHHVAIKVLNEEYYALGYQESNNVERLNCADPQDFSGTVRLLNKFTFGNHFCLVFELLHPKPLHQYFKPISQGPKKLELVRKVALRLLQVLGFLQQENVIHADLKPENILCRSEDLSAGVKVIDFGNAIHCVYDELSLYYDDFELQTLLYRAPEVVFGLPFGPEIDVWSVGCILAELYLGEPLFFAVTKDELLDKMVTSLGPLPIHIFQRGKFYSEYQRYIGKPQSMLETQSKLFSRLTGLRDYNFGSFILAFLQYNPSDRISVSDAFLHPFLAPEVAARYLMPSASKASMYHRIDIPAKTYNLSPTICSEVAADRLSSLDLLRRGTAVSQSDSLPAKKPKRAIAEVAPFASKPDVEGLCSSPSVVPVPVSVGVSSEENTFELAGGVLKQESLDTDGIIKHSQVTKTPRDSNGKNTDILKDFKRKNIQRDCKRNIANGRDIANIPIDSNRKNDNLPQSSSRTTPKTSIPVLSSVANSSEDQSSRHCKRQIPFSSKSVKRETNLESHPDRSAQDIMTVNQKRKDPNDDGNKELSNNNQDIQIEVAHPVAKQDSRKNLSVFQSILKRELKIRIKQQHNANKTEMRSCQTRQKHSECQRSPQTSSLEKRDAVSRQDSVTTCFSLTSQSQTQKHATVSRQDSVATSSSLTSSPQTHVDGSKDREEDTQGRGQRSMNEQQLGTRMSRFKHLEKMKMDAVQQNSQGALELRDEPKALPGNKSGSPRVFLDSKKEMAEEQGNISETSERHSGEKGHLLLTPSSNPLEVSNDGLILLTPLSSAQQEESPKPQSENRVFKATCTSMQTPRIKHERVRDRIPNKQRISLLFGAKKADKGDTLPEVMIHSRSDENKTGQSQINERRCDVGEIFSTPTKNDFGSKSEGNLLRAREKNGNNGGTPGRVTNNVNSVATLTSSTPVGVGQKRSGRCSVQSLSTIRCADIEDRVDDKAHQRRSTDVKFTPRSSSRRSKSLAQERIKAKNFHQGDNWWKLSSREGRWRGEEEVSLEDAEDGGDEAGMSSAGEVPLAREEVGKQLADIKDEGGSSDCSAHQERRTPSKNLFSRTLSRMSPARSDPSCVKATEGMSTAHLRKTPAEDVYNFESSPNSKGHTALLSKKRRVHADQKASLKSKRTSQKDIQKKLLKTQSHKRRKSTSSETKVKNPTEGISTAHTDRTLAEDVYNFESSPNLKGHTALFSKKPRTPADHRASLKSKRTSQKDIQKKFPKTQSHKRRTSTKSETKVKNPRLLKRKMSGILIADLQFTSKSGDTDFPDESKHELTINPMRTLDDGENVTEVEIKTIQGLEEISHMKRRKIKPDWVTNSRVGQYQKIPDDWESCFRSVAQAPLPPDKPVMLESSDNTLSERQSGTEHEQNLSEDDSDGEWCDSEWDPETSLSGGISSQTPTTGNFDDDDDDEVMLL
- the LOC139946571 gene encoding uncharacterized protein isoform X2; this encodes MAASVDSLKQQQFAKSAFGIPLKSSTFSRIQPPALHRISYLTGGLAELYEHIQNPNEEYNPNAVEASCFTDEKGAFCPTKQVPLLAKRYHFIRILGKGCSATLIEAVDTFRPDSHHVAIKVLNEEYYALGYQESNNVERLNCADPQDFSGTVRLLNKFTFGNHFCLVFELLHPKPLHQYFKPISQGPKKLELVRKVALRLLQVLGFLQQENVIHADLKPENILCRSEDLSAGVKVIDFGNAIHCVYDELSLYYDDFELQTLLYRAPEVVFGLPFGPEIDVWSVGCILAELYLGEPLFFAVTKDELLDKMVTSLGPLPIHIFQRGKFYSEYQRYIGKPQSMLETQSKLFSRLTGLRDYNFGSFILAFLQYNPSDRISVSDAFLHPFLAPEVAARYLMPSASKASMYHRIDIPAKTYNLSPTICSEVAADRLSSLDLLRRGTAVSQSDSLPAKKPKRAIAEVAPFASKPDVEGLCSSPSVVPVPVSVGVSSEENTFELAGGVLKQESLDTDGIIKHSQVTKTPRDSNGKNTDILKDFKRKNIQRDCKRNIANGRDIANIPIDSNRKNDNLPQSSSRTTPKTSIPVLSSVANSSEDQSSRHCKRQIPFSSKSVKRETNLESHPDRSAQDIMTVNQKRKDPNDDGNKELSNNNQDIQIEVAHPVAKQDSRKNLSVFQSILKRELKIRIKQQHNANKTEMRSCQTRQKHSECQRSPQTSSLEKRDAVSRQDSVTTCFSLTSQSQTQKHATVSRQDSVATSSSLTSSPQTHVDGSKDREEDTQGRGQRSMNEQQLGTRMSRFKHLEKMKMDAVQQNSQGALELRDEPKALPGNKSGSPRVFLDSKKEMAEEQGNISETSERHSGEKGHLLLTPSSNPLEVSNDGLILLTPLSSAQQEESPKPQSENRVFKATCTSMQTPRIKHERVRDRIPNKQRISLLFGAKKADKGDTLPEVMIHSRSDENKTGQSQINERRCDVGEIFSTPTKNDFGSKSEGNLLRAREKNGNNGGTPGRVTNNVNSVATLTSSTPVGVGQKRSGRCSVQSLSTIRCADIEDRVDDKAHQRRSTDVKFTPRSSSRRSKSLAQERIKAKNFHQGDNWWKLSSREGRWRGEEEVSLEDAEDGGDEAGMSSAGEVPLAREEVGKQLADIKDEGGSSDCSAHQERRTPSKNLFSRTLSRMSPARSDPSCVKATEGMSTAHLRKTPAEDVYNFESSPNSKGHTALLSKKRRVHADQKASLKSKRTSQKDIQKKLLKTQSHKRRKSTSSETKVKNPTEGISTAHTDRTLAEDVYNFESSPNLKGHTALFSKKPRTPADHRASLKSKRTSQKDIQKKFPKTQSHKRRTSTKSETKVKNPRLLKRKMSGILIADLQFTSKSGDTDFPDESKHELTINPMRTLDDGENVTEVEIKTIQGLEEISHMKRRKIKPDWVTNSRVGQYQKIPDDWESCFRSVAQAPLPPDKPVMLESSDNTLSERQSGTEHEQNLSEDDSDGEWCDSEWDPETSLSGGISSQTPTTGNFDDDDDDVMLL